The Candidatus Nitrospira nitrificans genomic sequence TCCTGAAAGCGCTGACCCCTCTCTATTTGGGGAAGACCGCGTCATTCGTGCTGGATAGCCAAGGGTTGACATCGGCGGAAGCCGAGCAGCTCATCGAAACACTCTGCCGGACGTTCGAGAAGCAGAAAGAATATCTTGTCGCACGTTGGCCACAGTCTCACGACGCGCGCGAAGTCATCAGTGCCGCTCGCGCGAGGCCTGAAAGGAGCGAGCCATGACCTCAAGCTGGGAACAGACGTTACTCGGACCAGTCGCAGCGCTCGGCGAACGCGTGCTCGCCATCCTCCCCAATATCCTGGCCATGATGATCCTCTTGCTGGTCGGTCTGGGCGCAGCCTGGGGCACGGGGCATTTGATGGAACGGTTGCTTCGCGTCATCGGCCTGGATCGCCTCTGCGATCGAATCGGCATCGCCGCGGCCCTGCTGAGGGGAGGCATCAAAGCCGATCCGTCCTATATCATCGGCCGCATTACCTACTGGCTGATTGTAATCTTCGCCACCACGGCATCGCTGGGCGCGCTCGATGTGGCTCCGATCAATGAAGCCGCGCACTCGCTCTTGTCGTATATTCCCCATTTGGTCACCGCGGCCGTGATCGGGATCATCGGCTATCTCGTCTCAAATTTCGTGTCACAGGCCGTCCTCATCGCCGCTGTGAACGCGGGGCTCCCTCCCGCCCGCTGGATCGCAGCCGGGACTCGTTGGGGCATTCAGCTCTTGACGGTGGCCATGGCGCTCGAACAGTTGGGGATCGCTCAACACATCGTCGTCGTTGGATTCGGCATTACCTGGGGAGGCCTCGTCCTCGCCGCCGCATTGGCCTTAGGGTTAGGTGGCAAGGATCTTGCTAAAGATTTTCTAGAACGACGTTTGGCCGGACATTCCCGGTCGCAAATCAACGAAGACCTACGACATCTATAAACTTATGTCACGCTATTTACTCTTCACAGACCTGGACGGTTGTCTCTTAGACAACGACACCTATTCCTTTAACGAGGCAAGGCCGGCCCTTCACGCCCTCCGTTCGGAGAACATTCCGGTCATTATCGTCTCCGGAAAGACCCGCGCGGAGATCGAACCGCTTCGAGAGCGCCTTGACCACCATAGTCCTTTCATTGTCGAGAACGGTGCGGCGGTGTTTGTGCCCCTCAACACCTTTGATTTCCCCTTGGAACGATCGCGCCGCCGCTTCGGCTATCAAATCATCGAACTCGGCACACCCTATGCGCTTCTCCGGGATGTGCTCCGGCAAATTGAAGAGGCGGTGGGCACACCGCTTCGAGGATTCGGTGACCTATCGGTCGATGAAGTCATGGCGAATACAGGACTCGCCCGAGAAGATGCGCTACGGGCGATGCTGCGGGAATTCGATGAGCCGTTTTTGGTGAGCGGCCCCCCCAAGCTGATCGAGGAAGTCTGCCGCCAGATCGTGACGCGAGGGCTGAATTGGACCAGAGGGGGGCGGTTCTTTCATTTGACGGGAAACAACGACAAAGGTCGGGCCGCAGAAATTCTTCTTCGCTGTTACAAACGACAGGAACGACTGGCCAACCTGCCGGACGACATCGAAACCATCGGCATCGGCGATAGCTTGAACGATCTCCCGCTCTTACTGACGGTCGATCATCCGGTCTTGGTGCAAAAACCGGACGGCTCGTATGACCCCGACATCAACCTGCCGAATCTCATTCGCGCGCCGGGCATCGGTCCGGCCGGATGGAATCAGGCCGTCTTGGAATTGCTCAGACAGGCCTCGGAAGAGACATCCCTTGGCCGATCAGCTAATATCCGAGCCACCTGACCGCCCCTCTTCCGAACATTTGCGCGCTAGCAGAATGGAGTCCGCAGGCTGGTTAAAAAGGCCAACGTTTTCACCCGCCCTCCCCGGCGCGCCCGCTGCGAGAACGCAGCTCGCGAAATTTTCCTATAGCCTGCTAGTCCTCGGCCGGATTGATGATGTGCAATCCCGCCGTTTTTGATGCTGCCAGCAGCTGGGGATCCGCGCTGACGACGGTCAAGCGCAAGGGCTTCAGCTCCAACGCCAGTGCAAGGTGCATCACCTGAGGCGACCGAAGGAACGGATACTCCAGAGCTAATTCCTTCGTTGCCAAATAGGTTCCCATCTTCGGTTCAATAAATTGATAGAGCCCCTGTTTGGATTCAATCTCGAACTTATACAGAACGGAGTAGCAATCGTCCCGCGTAATCTGCCCTTCGTGAGCGCGTGCGCACAGCACCGAATAGAAATCCGTCACGCTCCAGGTCGGCACGATCGCGACTTTCCCGCGCTTCACCATCAGCTTGTTCACAATCCTGGTGCCCCGCTCCATGCTGTAGCGTTTAATGAGCGCGGTTGAGTCAAAATAGTAGTATGGCATGCCCCTACACCCTCCCCTTCAGAATGATTTCCGCAAGCGGACCTTGGAGCTTGGAGAGCCGATCTTGCAATTCATCGAGCGGCACCTCTTCATAGCCCTCTTTTCGCAAGGTGTCGGCAAGGTTCCCATTATTGAAGGACGCCGTGTCTTCCTTCAGTCGGTCGTTCAATCGCCGCTTGGCCACGCGGCTTGAAAGCTTTTGTCCGGATTTGGTCAACCCCCGCCCCCTGCTGCGAGGAGCTCGGCTGACGGAGAGTTCGTCTGTCTTTTTCACGATCAATGCCTCCTCATGAAAGGTTTTACCGCTTCACCCCCGACTCTTCTCGCGGGCAACTCGCCGGCATCGTCGCCGTCTCCGGCAATGCGACCTCGCCGAAAATATGCGCCGCAATCGCCTTCGCGACATCCGACGACAGCTCGTGTTGCATCACACGCAGCGTCTTCGCCGTGGCTTCACGCTCCGTCAGGTGCCCTTCTCTCCCACCACGCGCCGTCGCCCCGACGACCCGCCGCGTCCCCGGCTCCACAACTTCGAAATCACTGCACCATCGTACGTATTTGAACTGTGGGTCCCGCACCTCAATGGGGAACAAACGGACAGTGCCTCGGACGATCAATTCCGGGGAACCGGCCTCGTCACCTTCCGCTCGTGTCGTCACGTGAAGCCCTTCCCGGATCAGCCCTTCCGCCAGCGCGCGTCCGACCGGTTCCGCATGGTCGCCGGACACTTGTACCGCAAGCACCAGATTCGTGGCAAGAAATTGCTCCAGCTCGCCCGACAATTCGTTTACCTGATAACGGGATG encodes the following:
- a CDS encoding mechanosensitive ion channel family protein: MTSSWEQTLLGPVAALGERVLAILPNILAMMILLLVGLGAAWGTGHLMERLLRVIGLDRLCDRIGIAAALLRGGIKADPSYIIGRITYWLIVIFATTASLGALDVAPINEAAHSLLSYIPHLVTAAVIGIIGYLVSNFVSQAVLIAAVNAGLPPARWIAAGTRWGIQLLTVAMALEQLGIAQHIVVVGFGITWGGLVLAAALALGLGGKDLAKDFLERRLAGHSRSQINEDLRHL
- a CDS encoding HAD-IIB family hydrolase, which produces MSRYLLFTDLDGCLLDNDTYSFNEARPALHALRSENIPVIIVSGKTRAEIEPLRERLDHHSPFIVENGAAVFVPLNTFDFPLERSRRRFGYQIIELGTPYALLRDVLRQIEEAVGTPLRGFGDLSVDEVMANTGLAREDALRAMLREFDEPFLVSGPPKLIEEVCRQIVTRGLNWTRGGRFFHLTGNNDKGRAAEILLRCYKRQERLANLPDDIETIGIGDSLNDLPLLLTVDHPVLVQKPDGSYDPDINLPNLIRAPGIGPAGWNQAVLELLRQASEETSLGRSANIRAT
- a CDS encoding type II toxin-antitoxin system VapC family toxin, with the protein product MPYYYFDSTALIKRYSMERGTRIVNKLMVKRGKVAIVPTWSVTDFYSVLCARAHEGQITRDDCYSVLYKFEIESKQGLYQFIEPKMGTYLATKELALEYPFLRSPQVMHLALALELKPLRLTVVSADPQLLAASKTAGLHIINPAED